In Ruania alkalisoli, the DNA window CGCAGGAGGGCTACGCCGATCTCGCCGAGTTCGCCGACCACAAGCGCGACCCGGCCACCATGGGCGCAGTGAGCCTGGCGGAGGTGCTGGCCGAACCTAGCCTGAAGCTGGTGGTGCGCCGGCCCGGGATCGACAACGACGAACTGGTTGCCACCATCCGCGGCCTGGGGGTGACCGGCTTCGAGGTCACCCACTCGGGCGCGCCCTTCGTGGAGGTGCTGGCCGAAGGGGTGACCAAGGCCTGGGGCCTGGCCCGGCTCTGCACGCATCTGGGCCTCACCCCCGCTGACGTGCTCGCCTTCGGCGACGCTCCGAACGACGCCGAGATGCTCGCCTGGGCCGGCCGCGGGATCGCGGTGGCGAACGCCGCTCCGGTCACGCGCGAGGCAGCGGACGAGATCACCGCGGCCAACGATGAGGACGGCGTGGCGGCTGTGCTCGAGGCTGTCCTGCGGGAGTGAGGTGCTGGTGCGGCAGGGCCGCACCAGCACGCGTGGCTCACGCCAGGCGAGGCCGGCGTCAGGGCGCTACTTGTCGAAGGCGTCCTTGACGTTCTCCCCGGCCTGCTTCAGGTTGGCCGCCGCTTGGTCCTTGCGGCCCTCGGTGGCGAGGTCGGAGTTGTCGGTCGCCTCGCCGACGGCCTCCTTCGCCTTGCCAGCTGTTTCCTGAGCGGTGTTCTTGATCTTGTCCCCGATTCCCATGTCCTCTTCTCCTCTCGATACCCGTGTACACGAATGGGGCGGAGTGCCCCGGCGGGTGGCGGTGCCACCCACGACTGTGGTGTTTCACCCGATGCGGCGCGGCGCCTCCCGCCCGGTGAGGGCGAGCCGGATGTCCCCGACGGCGTCCTCTGCGCCGAGCATGTCGCGCGCCTGGGCCGCCACCTGCTCCACGAGGTCTGCCACGCGCGCCAGGTCTGCCGTCGCGGCCACGGTGACGGTGCCTTCGAGCACGGTGCGGCGCCGTCGGCGGACGAAGGCGAAGCGGGCGCGGACGACCTGGGGGTCGTCGGCGCAGACATGTGCGGCAGCAGCGGTCACGGCGCCGGGCTCGACGCCGACCAGGACGGATGCATCGCGTGTCACCGTGTGTGCCGGGCGGCTCAGGAGGCGCAAGCGGCGGATGGCCCAGCCGGCCACCAGCACCAGCAGGATCGCCGCAGTGACCGCAGCGACGACCGGCGCATTCTGCTGCGCGAGTGCCGCTGCGGCCCGGCCGGTGATGTCCCATGGCAGTTCCGGCCGTCCCCAGGGCCACTGTTCCAGGACGGCGGGAGCGAGCACCAGCGCGCCTGCGAGTACCAGCAGCAGACCGGCCACCGCCGTGACCACGCGTGCAGTGACAGTTCCGGGGCGGCGCCTCATCGCCGGTCTCCCGTGGGCCCCGATCCGTCCGGTGTCCGCACCTGCGGCCGGATGCGGAACGACCCCGCGACCAGAGCGAGTCGTCGCTGCACGGCAGCGTGCACGTCCTCACTGATCCCATCGAGCCCGGTAGCCGTCACGTGCACGCGGATGCGGCGACCCGAGACTGTGGTGGTCGCGGCCAGCACCCCGTCCACCTCTCGTGCAGCTGCCGAGGCAAGGCGGGCCAGATCGACGGTGCGCAGGTGCAGGGCCGGCGCAGCGCTTAACCGGTGCACGCGCTGCCGACGCGGCCAGGCGAGCACCAGGAGCAGCACACCCAGCGCGACCGCCGCGGCTGCCACGATCGGCACCCACCGGCTCTGCGCACTGATCAGTTCGATCCCATGCTCCAGCCAGGACGGATCCGGTATGACTGCCCAGGCGGCCAGGGCGTGCTGGCTCAAGAGGGCAGCCACACCGACGAGCACGAGCAGCACCAGGACGACGGCCACCCGCAGCCCGGGGCGGTTGCTCGCCCCCGGGGCCGCCGCAAGCCGCGGCACGTCGGCACTGGGTGTCTCCGAGGTGGCAGGAGTGCTCATCGGATCGACCTCGCTATCGGAGCTGATGGCGGCAGGACCGTGACGACCTTCACCTCCACGTGGTCGGCGCGGACCTGGGCCAGCACGGCCAGGTCGTGCCGGACGCGCTCGGCGATCCGTGCTCCGGCCGTGGCCACCGGCTCGGGCCAGTACGTCGAGGTCTCCACCTGGACCCGCGCGCGCTGCCCGGCGACGTCGGCGTGCGCCCGGGTCTTCGGACGGTCGCCGGTGCGACCGTCCCGGGAGGCCTCGGCGGCTGCCTGCTCGGCAAGCCGCACGATCACCCGGTCAGCGATCGTGGTCGTGCCGGGCACCTCAGCCACGGCGGCGCCCCAGCAGGCTGCGCAGGTCGAGCGTGCCGTCGAGCTGGGCGCCGAGCACGGTGCCCACGGCGCCGAGCACGAGGGCGAGCAGGAAACCGGTGAAACCGCCCGTGATCGCCGCAATCGCGATCAGCAGGCCGGCGATGAGGCCGATGGCGGTCGCATTCATGATGTGCTCCTGATGGGTCGCTCGGTCGTGGCCACATCGTCCACATGGATCACCACCTCGAATCCAGTGGCCGCCGCGACGGCCGTGTGGACGAGGCCAGTCGTGGCAGGGATGTCACGGTCAGGGGCGAGCACGACGTGCACGTGCATGACGCCGTCCTCGACGCGGACGCCGGGAACCGTCGCCCCGGGAAGGTAGGTACGAACCTCGGCGAACTTGCCGGCGTGCAGTTCCGAGACCCCGTCGATACCCAGTGCCACCTTCCGGGCACGGGTGGCCGCCTCGGCCGTGGTGGACGGGTCGAGGCGGCCCGCAGCGGGCGCGAGATCGTCAGTGGACACGGGCCTCGGCCGGTTCCTGCTCGGACTCCTCTTCCTGCTCGCCCTGCAGGTGCACGTCGGTGACGGCGACGTTCACCTCGACGACCTTCAGTCCGGTCATCCGTTCGATGGAGGTGGCGATGTTCTGCCGCACGCTGGTGGCGACGTCGGCGATCGCGACCCCGTACTCGGCCACGAACTCCACATCGACGGCGCACTCGACGGCGCCGACCTCGACCTGCACGCCCTGGCTGTAGTTGGTGGAGCCACCGGGGATGCGCTCGCGGATAGCACTGAACGCGCGCGCCGCGCCCCCGCCGATCGCGTACACGCCTGTGACCTCGCGCGCCGCGATCCCGGCGATCTTGCTCACCACCTGGTCAGCGATGGTGGTCGAGCCCAGATCCGAGTTCAACGGGCCTTGCGGGCGCTCCATCTCGGTGGACGCGGACTGGTTGGTTCCGGACTTCTCGGCCATGGGGGCACCTCTCCTTGATGGGGTGTGTCGTCTGGTGAGTTCCGCCTGCCACCCCAGACGTCACGGTCCACTGTATGTGTTCTGCGTCACACGTATGCTGTGGGTGTGCCCGATCCTGCCGACGCCGATCTCGTTCGGCGAGCCCGGAACGGGGAGAAGGTCGCCTTCGAGGAGATCGTGCGCCGGCACGGACCAGCGATGTACCGGTTCGGCTTGCGGATGCTGCGGGACGAGCACGCGGTACGCGACTGCGTGCAGGAAGCGTTCGCCTCGGCATGGGAGGCTCTGGACCAGTTCCGGGGGGATGCGGCGGTCAAGACCTGGTTGTTCTCGATCCTTGCCAACAAGGTGCGCCGCTACCTGCGCAGCCAGGGTCGCACCGTTCCTGCAGAGATCGATGAGACGGCGATCCGCAGCCCCGCGCAGCACGAACCCGAACGCCGGGCGATCGCCGGGACGATGATGGCTGCGCTGGAGGAGGCGCTCGACGAGCTCCCGCTGGCGCAGCGCGCATGCTGGATCCTGTACGAGGTGGAGGGGTTGAGTTATCGGCGCATCGCGCAGATTCAGGGGATGTCGGTGGACGCCGTGCGCGGGGCCATCTACCGTGCTCGCCAAGGCCTGGAACGGAGGCTCGAGGCATGGAGATGAGTCGCGAACGTGATCTCGGCCCGCCCTCGGACCTCCTCGCGCGTGCGGCGGGGGAACTGAGGCAGCTCACCGACGACGGGTGGGTGCGCGCCGAGCAAAGCGTGCTGGACCGGGTGGCGCGCGCCCTGCGCAGCGCGCGCCCGGTACGCGGCCGGCACGAAGGCGGTGACTTCTTCCTTTCCTCGACGGTGCTCAGTGCCCGGGTGGGGACGCGGGTGGACTCGATACCGGGGGTGCGAGCGTCGTCGGTGCGCATCATCACCGACGACGTCGATCACCTCGAGGCGGTGACCTTGGCCGTCAGCGTGGCCTATGGGCAGACGATCGCCGACGTCGGCTCACGAGCGCGAGGAGAAGCTGCGGCGGCTGCCTCCGAGGCGCTCGGGGTGCAGGTGCGAACCGATCAGGTCACGGTCGACGTGCTGGTGGAGGACGTATTCGTCGACGAGGCCCGCGATGATAGCGGGGCAGACGATGCCGGCGAGGACTGACGAGTTCGCCTCGCGTGCGATCGCCGCCCTGGAGCGGGCGGCCTTCCTGCTCGAACGGCGCCTCGCCGACACGCATCGGGTGCAGGCGTTCCGCCGCGCTGCCCGCCGGCTGCGTGCCACCGATACGACGGAGTTGAGCGAGCGGATCGACGCCGGAACCCTGAGCGAGCTGCGGGACGTCGGTCCCCGAACCGCGCAGGTGGCGGCCGAGGCTGCCAGGGGATCGGCGAACCCCTACCTGGACGAGCTCGAGGCCGGTGCGGGGCCGCTGACCAAGGGCGGTGAGGAGGTCCGCGCGTGGCTGCAGGGGGATCTGCACACCCACTCCGACGCATCCGACGGCGGGAGTCCGGTGCGGGAGATGGCCTTGGCTGCGATCGCGGTCGGTCATGGGTATCTCGCACTCACCGATCACTCCCCGAGCCTGACTGTGGCCCGCGGACTGACGGCTGACCGGCTGCGCGACCAGCTGGCGGAGGTGGCTGATCTCAACGCCGAGCTGGCGCCCCTGCGGATCCTGACCGGTATCGAGGTCGACATCCTGCCCGACGGATCGCTGGACCAGGATCCGGATCTGCTGGACCAGCTCGACATCGTGGTCGCGAGCGTGCACTCCAAGCTGGCCATGCCGGCCGAGGCCATGACCCGCCGGATGGTGCGAGCGATCGCGAATCCGCGCGTGGACGTCCTGGGGCACTGCACCGGACGTAAGGTCGCGGGCCCGAGGCGACGGCCGCCGTCGGAGTTCGACGCCGAGATCGTGTTCGAGGCGTGCCGGCGGTTCGACGTCGCGGTCGAGATCAACAGCCGCCCCGAACGGGTGGACCCGCCGCAGGATCTGCTCGAACTCGCCCTCGACATCGGGGTCCTGGTCGCGATCGACTCCGATGCTCATGCGCCTGGCCAGCTGGACTTCCTCGACTACGGCTGCGCGCGGGCGGCTGAGCACGCGATCGCGCGCGATCGGATCCTCAACACCTGGGATGCTGACGCCCTGCTGGAGTTCACCAGGGCTTCGTGAGGTCCTCACCGCGGTCTGTGGCTCACCAGTGGCGATCCGCCAGCTCAGCGCAGCCCCGCGGAACCCGAGGGCCCGACCGCACGTTAGATTGGGCACCCAGGCTCACCATGACGAAGGACCTCCATGGCCACACGTACCGCCACGATCGCCTCACCCGTGGGACTGCACGCGCGACCTGCCGCCGTCTTCACGCGCGCCGTCGAGGACACCGGGCTGCCGGTCCGGATATCGAAAGCGGGGTCAGTCCCGCAGGACGCCACGAGCATTCTGGGCGTCATGAGCCTCGGTGTCGAACACGGCGACGAGGTCACCCTCCACGCCGACGGGCCGGAAGCGGACTCCGTACTGGCGGACCTGGCTTCCCTGCTCTCCCGCGACCTGACGGCCTAGCGGCGTGGCGCGCGGCGAAGAGGTGGATCGCAGGATCCACGAGGCTGCGCTGGAGCTGCTGCGCTCCCGGGGCCCGGCGGCTGTGACTGTGGAGGCCGTCGCCGCCGAGTCCGGGGTGGCGCGCACGACGATCTACCGGCGTCACCGGGACCGGGACGAGGTGCTGGAGTCCGCGCTGAAGGAGATCGCGGCGACCAATCTCCTCACGCCGACCGAGGACGTCTGGGCCGATATGCGGCAGGCGATCGAGCTGCTGATCGCGACCTTCCAGCAGAACCAGGGCGTCGGGGTGTTCCTCGGTCTGATCACGGGGGGCGACCCCGAGCTGGTCGAGCTCATCCGCGCCAAGCTGCTCCGCCCTCGTATCGAGCTCGGGATCATGCGGATGCGAGCAGGTGTGGCGACCGGTCAGATCAGGCCGGATGCCGATGTGGAGACCGCCGCCGACCTGGTGCTCGGGGCCGTGGCGGCACGTTTCGCGCACGCCGGCACGTTCCCACAGGAGTGGATCGACTCCGTGGTGGACCTGGTCAGGAGCGCGCTCGAGGTGCGTTGATGGTGATGTCCGACGGCGTAGCTCACGTCGTGAGATCCGCCTCATCGCCGGTGGTCATGACCCATCCGGATCCGGCCGGGCTGCGAATCTGTTCCGAGCGCTGGTACGCGTAGGGCGAACCGCGTAGAGTCGGGCCAGGGTCGAACGCTACAGTCTGTGTAGCGTTCCAGTGGCGCATCGCATACGAACTCCGAACGAGGAACCATGGCCTTCAACATCGACCGCTTCACCCGGGACTCCGTCCGGGTGAACTGGGAAGACCTCGACCTCGACGTCTTCCGCGAGGACCCACTGCCGGCGGAGTCGCTGCGCACGCTGCGCTACATGTGCGATGTGGAGTATCACACCGTCTGCTACCTGCGGGACATGCTCGTGACCCCCTCCCGCGGTGAGGGCGAGGTCAACGCGTTCATGACGATGTGGAACCGTGAGGAGTTCTGGCACGGTGAGGCACTGGCGCACGTGCTGGACCTGCACGGCATCACGGTCTCCTACGACGAGCTGAAGGCCAAGCGGGTCAAGCTCGGGTGGCGCGACCGGATCGCCCCGGTGAAGCAGGCGATGCTCTCCAACATCATCGGTAAGGACTTCGTCGCAGTTCACATGATCTGGGGAGCGGTCAACGAATGGTCGGCGTCGGCCGCGTACAAGCGGCTGGCGGTGCTCGAGGGGCACCCGGCACTGGGGGTGCTGCTGAAGCGGATCGCGGCCCAGGAGGCGCGCCACGTGGCCTTCTACGCCACCCAGGCTCGTCAGCGGCTCGAGGGCAACCGGAAGGCGCAGAAGCTGGCGAGACTGGCGTTGTCGACCGCGTGGCGGCCCGTCGGTTCCGGGATCGCCTCAGACGATGAGGTCACACATGTGATGGGTCACCTGTTCGGCGGTGCGGACGGGCGCAAGGAGATCCGCGCCATCGATGCCCACATCGCGAAGCTCCCGGGGATGGAGGGTCTGACGATCGTGTCGGACTCTCTCGATGCCCGCGGGATCGCGGCCTAGCTGGTGAGGAGCCCCACGGAGTGAGTGCGTCATCCCCCACCTTCGATGTGCGCGCCTACGTGCGCGAGCCGGTCGACCTGCGTCCGGACCAGCTGGACCTGGAGGCCATGGCGAACCTGCCTGCTCTGGTGGCCGGCGCCGTCGG includes these proteins:
- a CDS encoding HAD family hydrolase, whose amino-acid sequence is MPVRLIATDLDGTLLAPDLSVSRRTRRALDAVRAAGIDVVPVTARQPIGLREIAVDAGFTGWALCGNGARAYHLDRGETLFEAYLTVAAQTELARALLDVVPDVVFVSVRQGGEQFVAQEGYADLAEFADHKRDPATMGAVSLAEVLAEPSLKLVVRRPGIDNDELVATIRGLGVTGFEVTHSGAPFVEVLAEGVTKAWGLARLCTHLGLTPADVLAFGDAPNDAEMLAWAGRGIAVANAAPVTREAADEITAANDEDGVAAVLEAVLRE
- a CDS encoding CsbD family protein — protein: MGIGDKIKNTAQETAGKAKEAVGEATDNSDLATEGRKDQAAANLKQAGENVKDAFDK
- a CDS encoding DUF6286 domain-containing protein, whose amino-acid sequence is MSTPATSETPSADVPRLAAAPGASNRPGLRVAVVLVLLVLVGVAALLSQHALAAWAVIPDPSWLEHGIELISAQSRWVPIVAAAAVALGVLLLVLAWPRRQRVHRLSAAPALHLRTVDLARLASAAAREVDGVLAATTTVSGRRIRVHVTATGLDGISEDVHAAVQRRLALVAGSFRIRPQVRTPDGSGPTGDRR
- a CDS encoding DUF2273 domain-containing protein — protein: MNATAIGLIAGLLIAIAAITGGFTGFLLALVLGAVGTVLGAQLDGTLDLRSLLGRRRG
- a CDS encoding Asp23/Gls24 family envelope stress response protein produces the protein MAEKSGTNQSASTEMERPQGPLNSDLGSTTIADQVVSKIAGIAAREVTGVYAIGGGAARAFSAIRERIPGGSTNYSQGVQVEVGAVECAVDVEFVAEYGVAIADVATSVRQNIATSIERMTGLKVVEVNVAVTDVHLQGEQEEESEQEPAEARVH
- a CDS encoding RNA polymerase sigma factor, which encodes MPDPADADLVRRARNGEKVAFEEIVRRHGPAMYRFGLRMLRDEHAVRDCVQEAFASAWEALDQFRGDAAVKTWLFSILANKVRRYLRSQGRTVPAEIDETAIRSPAQHEPERRAIAGTMMAALEEALDELPLAQRACWILYEVEGLSYRRIAQIQGMSVDAVRGAIYRARQGLERRLEAWR
- a CDS encoding PHP domain-containing protein, whose translation is MPARTDEFASRAIAALERAAFLLERRLADTHRVQAFRRAARRLRATDTTELSERIDAGTLSELRDVGPRTAQVAAEAARGSANPYLDELEAGAGPLTKGGEEVRAWLQGDLHTHSDASDGGSPVREMALAAIAVGHGYLALTDHSPSLTVARGLTADRLRDQLAEVADLNAELAPLRILTGIEVDILPDGSLDQDPDLLDQLDIVVASVHSKLAMPAEAMTRRMVRAIANPRVDVLGHCTGRKVAGPRRRPPSEFDAEIVFEACRRFDVAVEINSRPERVDPPQDLLELALDIGVLVAIDSDAHAPGQLDFLDYGCARAAEHAIARDRILNTWDADALLEFTRAS
- a CDS encoding HPr family phosphocarrier protein — translated: MATRTATIASPVGLHARPAAVFTRAVEDTGLPVRISKAGSVPQDATSILGVMSLGVEHGDEVTLHADGPEADSVLADLASLLSRDLTA
- a CDS encoding TetR-like C-terminal domain-containing protein, with product MARGEEVDRRIHEAALELLRSRGPAAVTVEAVAAESGVARTTIYRRHRDRDEVLESALKEIAATNLLTPTEDVWADMRQAIELLIATFQQNQGVGVFLGLITGGDPELVELIRAKLLRPRIELGIMRMRAGVATGQIRPDADVETAADLVLGAVAARFAHAGTFPQEWIDSVVDLVRSALEVR
- a CDS encoding ferritin-like domain-containing protein, which codes for MAFNIDRFTRDSVRVNWEDLDLDVFREDPLPAESLRTLRYMCDVEYHTVCYLRDMLVTPSRGEGEVNAFMTMWNREEFWHGEALAHVLDLHGITVSYDELKAKRVKLGWRDRIAPVKQAMLSNIIGKDFVAVHMIWGAVNEWSASAAYKRLAVLEGHPALGVLLKRIAAQEARHVAFYATQARQRLEGNRKAQKLARLALSTAWRPVGSGIASDDEVTHVMGHLFGGADGRKEIRAIDAHIAKLPGMEGLTIVSDSLDARGIAA